A region from the Vicia villosa cultivar HV-30 ecotype Madison, WI linkage group LG3, Vvil1.0, whole genome shotgun sequence genome encodes:
- the LOC131662375 gene encoding uncharacterized protein LOC131662375, whose protein sequence is MEEISQPEKPISQGTSTPDVKTIPETTSTPAPTKPTPSELEQLKQTDPLGFLRAIMNVNTSSLSEPDVSPAVTADSSDKEDTPNLLRQIKERFFGVNLVDVLNRDPVKSYNLNQLLKKVDLLQVSPEVSEMIVLLGSLLEQLQADILRKQNVEKELSKIVASHDSSWNSAVEATKQGEALKLKHSANQKAIDEYEKKISSWKQEIKMLEGKIKEAESSQAALQESNQQDLLEVVQSGIKHFETAQKLVPEIEKLKKQRALIELRMSSWETQYLKIKRDLPEDFS, encoded by the coding sequence atggaggagatttctcaaccagaaaaaccaatttctcaaggaacttcgactcccgatgtaaaaactattcctgagacaacttcgacgcctgctcctacgaagcctactccttcggagcttgaacaacttaaacaaactgatcctcttgggttcctaagggctatcatgaatgtgaatacttcttcactttcggagcctgatgtctctccagctgtaactgcagattctagtgacaaggaagatactcctaatcttcttcgacagataaaagagagattctttggggtcaatcttgtagatgttctcaaccgggaccctgttaaaagctacaacttaaatcaacttttaaagaaagtagatttgcttcaagtttccccagaagtctcagagatgattgttctgctaggctctctccttgaacaactccaagctgacattcttcgaaagcaaaacgtCGAGAAAGAATTATCTAAGAtagtggcctctcatgactcttcatggaattctgctgtggaagccacaaaacaaggtgaagccctcaagcttaaacattcggcgaatcaaaaagccattgatgaatatgagaagaaaataagctcctggaaacaagaaataaaaatgctcgagggcaagataaaggaagctgaaagtagccaagcagccctccaagaatctaaccaacaagatttgctcgaagtggtgcagtcaggaatcaaacatttcgagactgcacagaagttagtgccagagatcgaaaagttgaagaaacaaagggcactaattgaacttcgaatgtcctcatgggaaactcaatatctgaagatcaaaagggatctccctgaggactttagctag